The candidate division TA06 bacterium genome contains a region encoding:
- a CDS encoding nucleotidyltransferase family protein, translated as MNNFITSAPVAEIAQFCQRWLISKLALFGSVLRDDFGPESDVDILVAFSPGADWGLLDHVQMQQELQTILRRNVDLISARALERSRNWMLRDEILNTAETLFPQRKAAHVSG; from the coding sequence ATGAATAACTTTATTACATCTGCTCCAGTTGCTGAAATAGCCCAGTTCTGCCAACGTTGGCTCATCAGCAAGCTGGCTCTATTCGGCTCTGTCCTGCGCGACGACTTCGGTCCCGAGAGCGACGTGGACATACTGGTCGCTTTCTCCCCGGGAGCCGATTGGGGCTTGCTTGACCATGTCCAAATGCAGCAAGAGCTACAGACCATCTTGCGCCGCAATGTAGATCTCATCAGCGCCCGCGCTCTTGAACGCAGTCGCAATTGGATGCTCCGCGACGAAATCTTGAACACTGCGGAAACCCTCTTCCCCCAGCGGAAGGCCGCGCATGTATCGGGATGA